The DNA sequence CAATATTCTGAAGCTTTCAGAAAGGTTTCGCTGGCAATATCTTCTGCAATTTCGATATGTTTGATATCAAAACTTCTGCAAAGTACTGCAACGATTTTACTGTACTCGGTTCTGAATAAATGCGGTGTTATTTCATTCGGATTTGTCATGGCTGATCAAAAGGCTGTAACAAAGGTAACTATTACAATGTACTGATTTCCCTTACTTCTACATTTCCTCCAAATAGCAGAATAGGGCAGTCTTTACATAATGCAGCAGCTTCTTCAATAGATTCCGCGTTGATGAGCGTATATCCCATAATGGGTTCTTTAATTTCAGCGTACGGACCATCAGAAATTATTCCGTCGGATTTTACAACCTGTCCG is a window from the Chryseobacterium indologenes genome containing:
- a CDS encoding YciI family protein, which codes for MKEFLLVFRADYKSMPKTSPEQMQANTQKWMNWIAGIAAQNKLANRGNRLESTGQVVKSDGIISDGPYAEIKEPIMGYTLINAESIEEAAALCKDCPILLFGGNVEVREISTL